A genomic segment from Methanolobus zinderi encodes:
- a CDS encoding bifunctional methylenetetrahydrofolate dehydrogenase/methenyltetrahydrofolate cyclohydrolase — MAEENYDSRKIDGRSLARKVEEQVEKGIDQLQAEEGIVPGLATILVGADPASKMYVRLKHKACERVGIHAEDHEMPEYTTQEQLMQRIWELNEREDIHGILLQLPLPECLDEKAAMLAIDPAKDADGFHPYNMGKLLIGEEGLVPCTPKGVIRALEEYDVEVQGKHAVIVGHSNVVGKPMAAMLVNRNATVSVCHVYTDDLKKYTLDADILVVGTGVKHLIKADMVKEGAVIFDVGITEENGKVYGDVDYDNVVKKASLITPVPGGVGPMTIAILMEHVLMAARNFAETH, encoded by the coding sequence ATGGCAGAAGAGAACTACGATTCCAGGAAGATAGACGGCAGAAGCCTGGCAAGGAAGGTAGAGGAACAGGTCGAAAAGGGAATAGACCAGCTCCAGGCAGAAGAGGGTATAGTACCCGGACTTGCAACAATACTCGTAGGTGCTGATCCGGCATCAAAGATGTACGTGCGCCTGAAGCACAAAGCATGCGAGAGGGTCGGCATACATGCGGAGGACCACGAGATGCCCGAGTACACCACCCAGGAACAGCTCATGCAGCGCATCTGGGAACTTAATGAAAGGGAGGACATACACGGAATCCTTCTACAGCTACCTCTCCCCGAGTGCCTGGATGAGAAAGCTGCCATGCTTGCAATCGATCCTGCCAAGGATGCCGACGGCTTCCATCCTTATAATATGGGAAAACTCCTGATAGGAGAAGAAGGACTCGTACCCTGCACACCTAAAGGAGTGATCAGGGCTCTGGAAGAATATGATGTTGAGGTACAGGGAAAACATGCAGTTATTGTGGGACACAGCAATGTCGTTGGAAAACCAATGGCTGCAATGCTGGTCAACAGGAACGCAACTGTTTCCGTATGTCATGTGTACACCGACGACCTGAAGAAGTATACCCTAGATGCTGATATCCTTGTTGTGGGTACAGGTGTCAAACACCTCATAAAAGCCGATATGGTGAAAGAAGGTGCGGTTATTTTTGATGTAGGGATCACCGAGGAGAACGGCAAGGTCTACGGAGATGTCGATTACGATAATGTGGTCAAAAAAGCCTCCCTCATTACTCCGGTCCCCGGAGGAGTTGGGCCAATGACTATCGCAATCCTCATGGAACACGTGCTCATGGCAGCAAGGAATTTTGCTGAAACACACTAA
- the folP gene encoding dihydropteroate synthase: MVVDVDICGLKVGDEHPVRLMGVINLSKESFYKGSVVSTDSLLDVAHKMVDDGATILDIGARSTWPLAKPVIGKEEELERMIPALDILKDNVDALISVDTVYSSVAEESLKHGADIVNDVSGFTSDPHMIDVVADYDCPAVVMASENVPGDPIGMDAIMDSLASIIDRADARGIDTDKLILDPAIGKWIPEKDPIYDFETIDQFESLKVFEKPLLAAISRKSCIDAVLHKPASERLYGSLAATAIVVHKGAHIIRTHDIPETKDVVEVARAMRKKESSVKAGDFEVSLKDIIHPDDAEYLMKNIGVTGTGAKVMKNKTVSKVMRVNNITTTEALIIKQEILARGGDAALERNAVSHETEKTDILIIGTLLQFEKLIPKLSYQARNLPLIAEMIAEALEHDMDVEHRYRREL; this comes from the coding sequence ATGGTTGTTGATGTTGACATATGCGGTTTGAAAGTTGGTGATGAACATCCTGTCAGGTTGATGGGAGTCATTAACCTCAGCAAGGAATCCTTTTACAAGGGTTCTGTGGTTAGTACTGATTCTCTTCTTGATGTTGCCCATAAAATGGTAGATGACGGGGCAACTATACTGGATATCGGAGCACGCTCCACATGGCCTCTTGCAAAACCCGTTATCGGGAAAGAAGAGGAACTGGAGCGCATGATCCCTGCACTGGATATCCTGAAGGACAACGTGGATGCACTCATATCCGTGGATACGGTATACTCAAGCGTTGCTGAAGAATCACTAAAACACGGTGCCGATATTGTCAATGACGTATCAGGCTTTACAAGTGATCCCCACATGATCGATGTTGTTGCAGATTATGACTGTCCTGCAGTGGTGATGGCATCGGAAAACGTTCCCGGAGACCCTATCGGCATGGATGCTATAATGGATTCACTGGCATCCATAATTGACAGGGCGGATGCCAGAGGGATAGATACTGATAAGCTCATACTGGACCCTGCCATAGGCAAGTGGATCCCTGAAAAGGACCCCATATATGATTTTGAGACCATCGACCAGTTCGAAAGCCTGAAGGTCTTTGAAAAGCCCCTGCTTGCAGCGATCTCACGAAAATCCTGTATCGATGCGGTGCTGCATAAACCCGCAAGCGAGAGATTGTACGGAAGCCTTGCCGCAACGGCAATTGTTGTACATAAAGGAGCACATATCATCAGGACACACGACATTCCCGAAACAAAGGATGTGGTCGAGGTTGCAAGGGCGATGAGGAAGAAAGAATCCTCTGTAAAGGCAGGGGATTTCGAGGTATCCCTGAAGGACATAATCCATCCTGATGATGCAGAATACCTGATGAAGAACATCGGTGTCACCGGCACAGGTGCAAAGGTCATGAAGAACAAGACCGTGAGCAAGGTCATGCGCGTAAACAACATCACTACCACCGAGGCACTGATAATCAAGCAGGAAATCCTGGCCCGTGGAGGAGATGCAGCCCTTGAACGCAATGCAGTTTCCCATGAGACCGAAAAGACAGATATCCTGATAATAGGTACACTTCTGCAATTCGAGAAACTGATACCAAAACTCTCGTACCAGGCACGTAATCTACCGCTTATTGCTGAGATGATAGCAGAGGCCCTTGAGCATGATATGGATGTGGAGCATCGTTACCGGAGAGAATTATGA